In the Nitrospinota bacterium genome, one interval contains:
- a CDS encoding peptidylprolyl isomerase, with protein MAGASFQVQVRHILVDDIEVAELLKETINTSKSGTGRVKMFMSLAEKYSKCPTKDDGGSLGWLEMGWNIADPRVPRGGFKKLENEELYNIISAGLDNKSIVSKVANGPVKTHEGYHLFMIANEFHTNRIL; from the coding sequence ATGGCAGGTGCATCTTTTCAAGTTCAGGTAAGACATATTTTGGTGGACGATATAGAAGTGGCGGAGCTTTTAAAGGAAACGATCAATACCTCAAAGTCTGGGACCGGTCGGGTCAAAATGTTTATGAGCCTGGCTGAAAAATACAGCAAATGCCCGACCAAGGATGATGGCGGTAGTTTGGGATGGCTGGAGATGGGGTGGAACATCGCCGACCCCAGAGTGCCGCGTGGCGGTTTCAAAAAGCTTGAAAACGAGGAACTCTATAACATCATCAGTGCTGGATTGGATAATAAATCCATAGTGAGTAAAGTCGCAAACGGTCCGGTTAAAACCCACGAGGGTTATCACCTGTTCATGATTGCAAACGAATTCCATACGAACCGGATTCTTTAA
- a CDS encoding Maf family protein — protein sequence MTHPKNKVILASQSPRRMELLKKIVADFEIIPSSVEEILQPGLSPRENAIAIARLKAVDVARSHPGHYVIGADTIVVLDDEIIGKPKDAADACNILKRLSGRRHQVMTGVVIVNSERVEDVGVSEVDIRPLNEEEISRYVATGEPLDKAGAYAIQGEGASIVASYSGSYSNIVGLPLDTVKAMLEQGGYKFG from the coding sequence ATGACACATCCAAAAAATAAAGTCATTCTGGCGTCTCAATCTCCACGCCGGATGGAACTTTTAAAAAAGATCGTTGCAGATTTCGAGATTATCCCCAGTTCAGTGGAGGAAATTTTGCAACCCGGCCTCAGCCCCAGGGAGAACGCCATCGCCATCGCGCGCCTGAAGGCCGTGGATGTCGCCCGCAGTCACCCCGGCCACTACGTGATCGGCGCCGATACCATCGTCGTGCTTGATGATGAAATTATCGGCAAGCCCAAAGACGCGGCGGATGCCTGCAATATCCTCAAACGCCTGAGCGGCAGACGGCATCAGGTGATGACCGGCGTCGTCATCGTCAATTCCGAGCGAGTGGAAGATGTCGGGGTATCGGAAGTGGATATCCGTCCTCTGAACGAGGAGGAAATCTCCCGCTATGTTGCAACCGGAGAACCGCTGGACAAAGCCGGGGCTTATGCCATTCAAGGCGAAGGCGCTTCCATCGTCGCGTCCTATTCAGGGTCCTATTCCAATATTGTGGGACTGCCTCTCGACACAGTTAAAGCCATGCTGGAACAGGGAGGCTACAAATTTGGCTGA
- a CDS encoding radical SAM protein encodes MNIILNSYCNLKCNYCFADEYMEETVKTPGKSMEYDFFLDQLLPKIRSHPVINFLGGEPTLHPKFNDIFQQTLDAVNPYTSLNVFTNGLMPDKVLDLMVKTASIEGSVKRNIYFAILLNWQTLENISKKNHQRCKEVAEQLMRTNGYSVIFSINVYSKTQDLYTQCAEIDAIYQKVGLPKDQKYKIRVSPAFPIVGEANNIYLPIRDFPKVGKSMLKILNDFPQLCFRFDCSFPPCFLDEIEEDQYPLVERIFFHGSKQLPEMTTWKDQDLYFGCADGSPMDIDGQGDCFNCFPFHNLKLGNVKNFKEVNSIALAKMGSKFLTTVFESTEVKEPCRSCPHHMVRCSSGCFAYNFVDPDDGNAKMTNKQEPAVKESGSYGIRLQS; translated from the coding sequence ATGAATATTATATTGAACAGTTATTGCAATTTAAAGTGCAATTACTGTTTTGCGGACGAATACATGGAAGAAACCGTGAAAACGCCGGGAAAATCCATGGAATACGATTTTTTTCTCGATCAACTCCTGCCCAAAATCAGGTCGCACCCCGTCATCAATTTTTTAGGGGGCGAACCCACCCTGCACCCAAAATTCAATGATATCTTTCAGCAAACGCTGGATGCGGTCAATCCTTACACCTCCCTCAACGTTTTCACCAACGGGTTGATGCCGGACAAGGTCCTCGACCTGATGGTAAAAACCGCCAGCATTGAAGGCTCGGTCAAGCGGAATATCTATTTCGCCATCCTTTTGAATTGGCAGACTCTGGAAAACATCAGCAAGAAAAACCATCAACGGTGTAAAGAGGTTGCCGAACAGCTGATGAGGACCAACGGCTACAGCGTGATCTTCAGTATCAACGTGTATTCCAAGACTCAGGATTTATACACCCAGTGCGCCGAGATCGATGCGATTTACCAAAAAGTGGGCCTGCCCAAAGATCAGAAATACAAGATCCGGGTCAGTCCGGCCTTCCCCATTGTCGGCGAAGCCAATAACATCTACCTCCCCATCCGGGATTTCCCCAAAGTGGGAAAAAGCATGCTGAAAATTTTAAATGACTTTCCGCAACTTTGTTTTCGTTTCGACTGCTCGTTTCCGCCGTGTTTTCTGGATGAGATTGAGGAAGATCAATACCCTCTGGTTGAACGCATTTTCTTTCATGGCAGCAAACAACTTCCTGAGATGACAACATGGAAAGATCAGGATCTTTATTTCGGCTGCGCCGATGGCAGCCCGATGGATATCGATGGGCAGGGGGACTGTTTCAACTGTTTTCCCTTCCACAACCTCAAACTGGGAAATGTTAAAAATTTTAAAGAGGTGAATTCCATCGCCCTCGCCAAAATGGGCTCCAAGTTTCTGACCACGGTGTTTGAAAGCACCGAGGTGAAGGAGCCATGCCGATCTTGCCCGCATCACATGGTGCGATGCTCTAGCGGCTGTTTCGCCTACAATTTTGTGGACCCGGATGACGGCAACGCCAAAATGACGAATAAACAGGAACCCGCCGTTAAAGAATCCGGTTCGTATGGAATTCGTTTGCAATCATGA